Within Ipomoea triloba cultivar NCNSP0323 chromosome 9, ASM357664v1, the genomic segment tgatgcaatgaagtaaaaaaaaaataaaattaatgaccTATTATAGCAGGTCACCAGggctttcaaaattttagatgGTATTCCGACTACTCTGGCGACATTCTGACCGACTACAAAAACTAACTCCGACGAAATCAAAGAAGGATCCATAAGAATGCTCGATGGCCGCCGTCTTATAGAGAAGGCAACCACTTGGGTTGGTCAAAGAAATGCTtatcactaattttttttttttttaaagtttaaccGCAACGGTCTACCATAATCAATTAATCACGGTGGTCACCAGTAGTTAGGAGTGGTCAATGGCGGTCAATGACTGCTTGTATATGGGTAAATTAGATTTATTTGATCGATTTTAATatgttgaattatttatttaattgcactttttaaaattttatggatctaattacaatttttttgtaaaattgaagcccttatttgaccatttaaaaaaaaaaaaaaaaaaaagacatctACAAAGAAACTTAATTCTtagtgaaccaaacatgccaaaCTTCTCCATCTCATCCACTCCAACTCTCCAAGACTCCAAGTCGGTTTTGTTtactatttctctctctctcacacacacagcTCTCTGTTTCAACGTTACGTGACATTAATCCAATCCACTGTCTAAATCAGAACCGGAAGTGAGGAACAACCAAGGTTTGTCATTTTGTTTTCTCGGACGGGGGGATGGGGTGTTTCATACGTATTGGCATTTCAGAGTTGGCGTACGTGAGATGAGAGACAAGTTTGGGGGGTGATGATCCCTATGGTTCTTCAACGTGGAATTTGGAACTATCATCAAAACCTGCAAAAATAATCGCCGGAGAATGCCAAAAAGCCGAAAATATACGTAGcagaatttttttccttttcctctccTCAGTGGGAAGAAAGATGAGATGCTGTTCTCGGCCCCACCATTATTTCTGGGTGTCCATCAACttttttttcctcctcttcTGATTCTCTCTCTCACTATGATGTCTTCATCAGCACCCtcgctttctctctctatatagaCAAAAATACAGTATCACTTTTCCTCTGCTTTCTATCTTCACTGCTGTTTCTTCCAACCTCCTTGGTCTATAATGGCTGCCCCCACAACATTAGTCAGACCGACTCCTAATTTTCTGTGTGTGGATATGAGGGTCGGTGTTATTCAATCCTAAAGAAACAAAGGTAAGGCAAAAGAATCAGACTTTATAttcagattaaaaaaaatattcatgtcTTGAGGAAATTTGTGTTTCTTTGTGTTTCTTTGATCCCAaaaggtgatttttttttatttaatacttttttgTAAAACTGTGGGTTTTGTTTGATGTTTGGGATATATATAATGCTCCAGTTTTTTGTTCAAAGAGGAGAGAATTTTGTTATATCTTGAAGGGCTTTAGAGTTTACCATTTTAGACTTTGAAGAGAGATTTTAGGTTAAATTTTGGATGTTATAGTGATTGGAATTTTGTAATGATCATATTTTTGACATCCCTTTAAAGGGAGTGGAGTCTTATATTTTACCCAAAGTTGAATATTTCATCTCTCAGAATATTTCACATTGCTGATGATCTAAGCACTGTGATGCTTGTTTTTTGATTCCTTTCCAGTAAGGTAAGGTTAGAGTTCCTTGAGCTCCACTCTGTCTGGGATTTGAAATAGAATCTTTGTTGGTTTTCTTGAAAGTTATACTTTGCTGCAATGTCTTCCTTGTGCACATTCTGGTTCTAAGGCTTCAAACTTTAGTTTCTGCAGATCTCCAATCAAAGTTTTGTGATAAGTAATCTTTCTAAAACTTAGGAGATCATTTGTGGCTTTCTTCTTCTAGTGTAGCTGATGCATAAGAATCCCGCTCACTAGAGATGAGATGCATGACAAATAGCAATAAAATAGTGTGCTTTACCTTAAGCCAATTCATTGATTGATGGAACTATGGAAGTTATTCTTTGGTCTTAGACTCTTAGTTTTGGTGATGATTCAGGTTTACTTTAGTTTTTTAGGAatttctttttttgcataaaatttgtgtTTTAGAATTAAAGTCTCTTTGTTGGTAGTGGGATTTCTTatctttacatttatttttggCTTTTTGCCATTATCTCCGCCTTTTGCTTTGTCTTTGAGGATTAGTTTCTTGTTTGCCTTTGCCAGCTTAATCTAACGTGGTATTCATGATTAATGACATATTCTGTTTTCCTCAATGCATATTTGGTGACTAAATGCATGTTCCATCTTTGCGCATTTGATTGCATAAACTTGATCATTCGATGTTCAACTTGATGAACCTAATAAATTCTGAAACTTTCCTCTGTACTAAATTCGTTTGATCAGGGTTTGAGTGGTCATAGCAGGAGCGCAATCTTGGTACATTGAATTCGAACAATCTCCAATTATGGCAAATAAATCACCGAGATACTCTTTGCAATACAAGAAAGACCAGGCAGGTTGTATCTGGGGCTTCATTAACATCTTTGACTTCCGCAATGGTCGATCCACTAGAAAGCTACTTGCAGATGGAAGACAAGCTAGCGGACAAGTTGGTGAGAAATCTTTGAAGAAAGCTTTAAGCTCAATTAACAGCCtcgtttttaaaataaattctttttagTCCTAGCTATGTGATCGTAACACACTCAATGACCCTACCCCGACGTTGTATTTTCCAGCAGGTGCCAGTTCAAGTATGAAGCTTAAAATACCGAATCCCAGTGAGAAGAGTTTTAAGGTCAAGGTAACCATGGCTTAATATGTTTTTCAATAAGTTCTTTGCTGTGCTGTCTGTTTTAAATCAACTTGTTAAGAgtccacattgaaaaaataagagagaatatatgggtttataaggccatagGTTAGactactaattgattgaattcagtctttttagtgtggtttggccaaTGTGCATTATAGCACACTTGAGTGAccttggcccaatcttagattattaTAACATGGCCACTTTGTGTTCACCTAGTTGTCTACccggtttggcccatgtgcattatagcccagttgagtcACCTTGgtccaatcttagattataacacaACTGTTGAccaaatttttgaaattaagcaagtaattaataaattggaATTAATATCACAAATTTTGTTAAAGATCCAGGATGATGACGAAAGTGAGGCAGCAACACTTGACTCTAAGACAAGTGTAAAGGAACTCATGGAAGAAGAAATGTTTGGTGAGGCAAGCCCGAAGGATCAGAGAAATGATGTTGAAATCCAACCAGAAGCGTTTAATTCACACAAGGGGAGCCATACAAAGAGGAGGAAATGCAAACGGACATTTAGAACTTCTGATAGGTCTAGAAGTATGTCCTTATCGGATTTGGATGATGTCAAGAATGTTGGCTCTGATGTCTCCTGCCGTCAAGTTCTCAACTCCGATGATTTTCAAATTATAATGGAAGAGCTTGGCCAGATTCATGTAAAAACCAATAGTTTCAGAAAGAAAGATGTGCGTAACAAGCAGTCAGATCAAGACCGCCCAGTTCTTGAAGAAAAGTTAAGTGCAGCCATTGAGATGCTTGTAAACCAGAAGTCTAAGGACAGTAGACACTTTGAAGAAGACGAGACTGCTTATAACTCCCAAGAGTTAATGGATGCTCTGCAAACATTAAGTTCTAACAAGGAATTATGCTGGAAACTCTTACAAGATCCAAATTCTAGGCTAGTGAATCACATGGAAAGTTTAGAGGATCGAGTTGAAAAAGGGAGGAAGTCTAACTCTAGGCTGAAATCTAATTTGATGCAGAAAAATGTAGTTCATGCAAAAACAGATGCAATCGGCAATTCAAAACGAGGCCACTTTTTTCGCAGGAGAAGCAAATCTCAAGAAAGCTATCCTTTAATGGAAGATGAAAGATCCCGGCCCTCTAGCAAAATTGTAATTCTAAAACCGGGACCAGCTGGCTTGCAATTCCCAGGTTCTCCAATTGATGTTAGCTCATCAGTACACTCTCCTCATACAATGGGCAATAAATTGCAGAATGGGAAAAGCTCATCCCATTTCTCGTTCACTGAAATTAAAAGAAGGCTAAAGAAAGCCATGGGAAAAGAATGCCAAGGGATCTCTCATGAAGAAATCGTTCATAAAAAGCACAGTGATATTGATAAAGGGATCAGTGGAGAAAATATTGGATGGAGCTCTCCCAACAGAAACCATTTTTACACCGAGAGATTTGCCAGGCCTTCCCCCATTCACTTCAAGAGAGGAGATAAGAAAGGGAAGCCAAAAGACATTGAAGAAGCTACAATAAATGAAGCATCTAATTATCCCAAGCTGGAGATATCAAACATCTATCTTGAGGCTAAGAAACATCTCCTGGAGATGCTGGATAATGGGGAAAAAGAGGAAGAGTTAATTAGCGAAAAGCTCCCTAAATCCTTAGGAAGGATCCTTTCTCTTCCTGAGTATAACACTTCTTCTAACTGCAGTCCTAGAAAGTGTACTCATGAGGATGTCCTTCCTCCCCGGATGAGAGTGGCTCCTTCTGACTCTAACTTAGAGAGGCAGTCTTCTGCTGCAGAAATCAATTCTGAACAGTACATAAAATTGGCAAATGGAAACCTTGATATACCATGTGAACTTAATTGTGACGatttgttggaaaaaattgTTTCTCCTACTAAAGATGAAGTGGCTGTTGCAGGTATTCTTTCCCTTATGATTGAAGcatttcatatttcatttttattttgtcaatGCTCACACTTTTAACTAATCTCTCTATTCCAAAATCCAAACTATTCAGGGGTTCTAGATACGGAAGAACCCGCTCCAATTGGATACCAGGAGGATGGAAAAGTCTTAGATGCATCTTGTAAACCAATTAGTTTTTCAATTACCATAGACATTGGAAGTGCTGATGTTACGGAAGCATTTAACACGGAAACCTCCTCCCCGAGCTTGAAACTGGCATCTGAATGCTTATCAGTAAGTAGTGTTGGctttactttgtttttttttttgggtgacaagggaaacccGCAGTCACTACCCAAGGATGTGTActgggtaaaccccgccttgtgaccctagccacaaggaggtaaaccaacctaggttgcccatagctgacttgctcaaaccaagaaggttgaCCTTGTGGTTACGGGTGTGTATGCTTagccatcttggctggggttaccccTGGCTTTACTTCctttgtgtttgtatatatggtAAGCATTAGCAATCTAAAGAACTTATGGCCTTCTGTTTTTACTTGTTAGGATTCATATGGGGCAAAAGAAGTTTTTTCTTGTTGGTCAGCTGTCCCTCTGAACTCATCTGACAGCGGGAAAGTTGAATATCCTCAGAGTGTAATGGATAGAATGGAGCAACCCAGTCCCGTTTCTGTGCTTGAGCCATTATTTCCGGAGAATGACATCAATCCTGCAACCACTATGTGTCAACCAGGTTAGATTGTTTTAGAGTTTGCTAAATGTCACTAGTCATTatccttttatattttgagCTTTCCTATACAACGTCTCTATGTGCCTGCAGTTGAACTCGAAATTCAACCTCAGAAAATCGATTTTGAGGAACCAGCAGCAACTTCTCTTGACCAGCAACTTTACACACTGacttttctggaaaatgaggaATCTGCATTTGAATACGTAGAGGCAGTACTGCTAGGTTCAGGGTTGAATTGGGATGAATTTCTTTTAAGCTGGCTTTCCTCAGATCAGATTCTTGACCCATCACTGTTTGATGAAGTAGATTTACTTTCTGAGTGTTCCTGTCGAAAGCTCCTTTTCGATTGTACTAACGAAGTTCTTACTGAGGCATGTGACCGCTATTTTGGCTGCTTCCCTGGCACACCATTTGTTAAACAGAACATTCGGCCAGTTCCAAAGGGGATGGACTTAATCAATGAGGTATGGATAGGGATTGAATGGTATCTTCTCAATACTCCACCGCCTCATTCTTTGGATCAGCTCGTCGAAAAAGATATGGAAAGGCCCGCAGGATGGATGGATCTTAAATCTGATGTCAAAGACATTGGCAATACAATCGAAGCAGCTATTTTTGAGGAGTTGATGGAGGAAACTCTTTTGAGCTTCGCAAATGACACTTCAGAGGGTAATCCCATCCCTCTATCAGAGAGTGAAATTGAGATTAGCATTAATTAGTGAAGGATAGCAATCTGTTGGCCAAGAAAAAGCAAAGAAGAGGGCATGAATCAGAGGTGGTCTCTCGGATGAAGAAGTTAAGTAGTTGAATCCCGTGTATTCTGAAGGTAACAGCGAGAGTCGAGTATTTTCACCTGATTCAAAGAGCTACAGCCGGTATGCAATGTAAAGTTCACGTGATAACTTTTCAAGGCAAAACATTATGGATAAAGCAAGCATTCATGCTCCCATGACAGGAACAATGGACATCTGCTTCATAAATAATTGGCACACAGTCCATTTGAGCAAGCAGGATCATGAAAACTTCACTGAGTTCCTGCTGGTCATATGGTGATAAAGGTGAAGGTAAAGGCAAAGGGGTTCTCATAACAGTGCAGAATTTGTAGGTTCTGGTCTGCTGTGTGATATTTTCAGTTGTTCTGATAGGTTTTGATTTTTCTCCTCATTTTCTGGGTTTAGGGGGGAAGTTCTGAGTTGTTTGACACAGACAGGctgcttttgttttattttcttataaacttTACAGATGTAATTACATAGCAGTTGTAACtgagaattcaaaaaaaaaaaaaaaaaaaaaaaNCTTCTAACTGCAGTCCTAGAAAGTGTACTCATGAGGATGTCCTTCCTCCCCGGATGAGAGTGGCTCCTTCTGACTCTAACTTAGAGAGGCAGTCTTCTGCTGCAGAAATCAATTCTGAACAGTACATAAAATTGGCAAATGGAAACCTTGATATACCATGTGAACTTAATTGTGACGatttgttggaaaaaattgTTTCTCCTACTAAAGATGAAGTGGCTGTTGCAGGTATTCTTTCCCTTATGATTGAAGcatttcatatttcatttttattttgtcaatGCTCACACTTTTAACTAATCTCTCTATTCCAAAATCCAAACTATTCAGGGGTTCTAGATACGGAAGAACCCGCTCCAATTGGATACCAGGAGGATGGAAAAGTCTTAGATGCATCTTGTAAACCAATTAGTTTTTCAATTACCATAGACATTGGAAGTGCTGATGTTACGGAAGCATTTAACACGGAAACCTCCTCCCCGAGCTTGAAACTGGCATCTGAATGCTTATCAGTAAGTAGTGTTGGctttactttgtttttttttttgggtgacaagggaaacccGCAGTCACTACCCAAGGATGTGTActgggtaaaccccgccttgtgaccctagccacaaggaggtaaaccaacctaggttgcccatagctgacttgctcaaaccaagaaggttgaCCTTGTGGTTACGGGTGTGTATGCTTagccatcttggctggggttaccccTGGCTTTACTTCctttgtgtttgtatatatggtAAGCATTAGCAATCTAAAGAACTTATGGCCTTCTGTTTTTACTTGTTAGGATTCATATGGGGCAAAAGAAGTTTTTTCTTGTTGGTCAGCTGTCCCTCTGAACTCATCTGACAGCGGGAAAGTTGAATATCCTCAGAGTGTAATGGATAGAATGGAGCAACCCAGTCCCGTTTCTGTGCTTGAGCCATTATTTCCGGAGAATGACATCAATCCTGCAACCACTATGTGTCAACCAGGTTAGATTGTTTTAGAGTTTGCTAAATGTCACTAGTCATTatccttttatattttgagCTTTCCTATACAACGTCTCTATGTGCCTGCAGTTGAACTCGAAATTCAACCTCAGAAAATCGATTTTGAGGAACCAGCAGCAACTTCTCTTGACCAGCAACTTTACACACTGacttttctggaaaatgaggaATCTGCATTTGAATACGTAGAGGCAGTACTGCTAGGTTCAGGGTTGAATTGGGATGAATTTCTTTTAAGCTGGCTTTCCTCAGATCAGATTCTTGACCCATCACTGTTTGATGAAGTAGATTTACTTTCTGAGTGTTCCTGTCGAAAGCTCCTTTTCGATTGTACTAACGAAGTTCTTACTGAGGCATGTGACCGCTATTTTGGCTGCTTCCCTGGCACACCATTTGTTAAACAGAACATTCGGCCAGTTCCAAAGGGGATGGACTTAATCAATGAGGTATGGATAGGGATTGAATGGTATCTTCTCAATACTCCACCGCCTCATTCTTTGGATCAGCTCGTCGAAAAAGATATGGAAAGGCCCGCAGGATGGATGGATCTTAAATCTGATGTCAAAGACATTGGCAATACAATCGAAGCAGCTATTTTTGAGGAGTTGATGGAGGAAACTCTTTTGAGCTTCGCAAATGACACTTCAGAGGGTAATCCCATCCCTCTATCAGAGAGTGAAATTGAGATTAGCATTAATTAGTGAAGGATAGCAATCTGTTGGCCAAGAAAAAGCAAAGAAGAGGGCATGAATCAGAGGTGGTCTCTCGGATGAAGAAGTTAAGTAGTTGAATCCCGTGTATTCTGAAGGTAACAGCGAGAGTCGAGTATTTTCACCTGATTCAAAGAGCTACAGCCGGTATGCAATGTAAAGTTCACGTGATAACTTTTCAAGGCAAAACATTATGGATAAAGCAAGCATTCATGCTCCCATGACAGGAACAATGGACATCTGCTTCATAAATAATTGGCACACAGTCCATTTGAGCAAGCAGGATCATGAAAACTTCACTGAGTTCCTGCTGGTCATATGGTGATAAAGGTGAAGGTAAAGGCAAAGGGGTTCTCATAACAGTGCAGAATTTGTAGGTTCTGGTCTGCTGTGTGATATTTTCAGTTGTTCTGATAGGTTTTGATTTTTCTCCTCATTTTCTGGGTTTAGGGGGGAAGTTCTGAGTTGTTTGACACAGACAGGctgcttttgttttattttcttataaacttTACAGATGTAATTACATAGCAGTTGTAACtgagaattcaaaaaaaaaaaaaaaaaaaaaaaNATATCCTCAGAGTGTAATGGATAGAATGGAGCAACCCAGTCCCGTTTCTGTGCTTGAGCCATTATTTCCGGAGAATGACATCAATCCTGCAACCACTATGTGTCAACCAGGTTAGATTGTTTTAGAGTTTGCTAAATGTCACTAGTCATTatccttttatattttgagCTTTCCTATACAACGTCTCTATGTGCCTGCAGTTGAACTCGAAATTCAACCTCAGAAAATCGATTTTGAGGAACCAGCAGCAACTTCTCTTGACCAGCAACTTTACACACTGacttttctggaaaatgaggaATCTGCATTTGAATACGTAGAGGCAGTACTGCTAGGTTCAGGGTTGAATTGGGATGAATTTCTTTTAAGCTGGCTTTCCTCAGATCAGATTCTTGACCCATCACTGTTTGATGAAGTAGATTTACTTTCTGAGTGTTCCTGTCGAAAGCTCCTTTTCGATTGTACTAACGAAGTTCTTACTGAGGCATGTGACCGCTATTTTGGCTGCTTCCCTGGCACACCATTTGTTAAACAGAACATTCGGCCAGTTCCAAAGGGGATGGACTTAATCAATGAGGTATGGATAGGGATTGAATGGTATCTTCTCAATACTCCACCGCCTCATTCTTTGGATCAGCTCGTCGAAAAAGATATGGAAAGGCCCGCAGGATGGATGGATCTTAAATCTGATGTCAAAGACATTGGCAATACAATCGAAGCAGCTATTTTTGAGGAGTTGATGGAGGAAACTCTTTTGAGCTTCGCAAATGACACTTCAGAGGGTAATCCCATCCCTCTATCAGAGAGTGAAATTGAGATTAGCATTAATTAGTGAAGGATAGCAATCTGTTGGCCAAGAAAAAGCAAAGAAGAGGGCATGAATCAGAGGTGGTCTCTCGGATGAAGAAGTTAAGTAGTTGAATCCCGTGTATTCTGAAGGTAACAGCGAGAGTCGAGTATTTTCACCTGATTCAAAGAGCTACAGCCGGTATGCAATGTAAAGTTCACGTGATAACTTTTCAAGGCAAAACATTATGGATAAAGCAAGCATTCATGCTCCCATGACAGGAACAATGGACATCTGCTTCATAAATAATTGGCACACAGTCCATTTGAGCAAGCAGGATCATGAAAACTTCACTGAGTTCCTGCTGGTCATATGGTGATAAAGGTGAAGGTAAAGGCAAAGGGGTTCTCATAACAGTGCAGAATTTGTAGGTTCT encodes:
- the LOC116030839 gene encoding uncharacterized protein LOC116030839 isoform X5, which gives rise to MANKSPRYSLQYKKDQAGCIWGFINIFDFRNGRSTRKLLADGRQASGQVAGASSSMKLKIPNPSEKSFKDDDESEAATLDSKTSVKELMEEEMFGEASPKDQRNDVEIQPEAFNSHKGSHTKRRKCKRTFRTSDRSRSMSLSDLDDVKNVGSDVSCRQVLNSDDFQIIMEELGQIHVKTNSFRKKDVRNKQSDQDRPVLEEKLSAAIEMLVNQKSKDSRHFEEDETAYNSQELMDALQTLSSNKELCWKLLQDPNSRLVNHMESLEDRVEKGRKSNSRLKSNLMQKNVVHAKTDAIGNSKRGHFFRRRSKSQESYPLMEDERSRPSSKIVILKPGPAGLQFPGSPIDVSSSVHSPHTMGNKLQNGKSSSHFSFTEIKRRLKKAMGKECQGISHEEIVHKKHSDIDKGISGENIGWSSPNRNHFYTERFARPSPIHFKRGDKKGKPKDIEEATINEASNYPKLEISNIYLEAKKHLLEMLDNGEKEEELISEKLPKSLGRILSLPEYNTSSNCSPRKCTHEDVLPPRMRVAPSDSNLERQSSAAEINSEQYIKLANGNLDIPCELNCDDLLEKIVSPTKDEVAVAGVLDTEEPAPIGYQEDGKVLDASCKPISFSITIDIGSADVTEAFNTETSSPSLKLASECLSDSYGAKEVFSCWSAVPLNSSDSGKVEYPQSVMDRMEQPSPVSVLEPLFPENDINPATTMCQPVELEIQPQKIDFEEPAATSLDQQLYTLTFLENEESAFEYVEAVLLGSGLNWDEFLLSWLSSDQILDPSLFDEVDLLSECSCRKLLFDCTNEVLTEACDRYFGCFPGTPFVKQNIRPVPKGMDLINEVWIGIEWYLLNTPPPHSLDQLVEKDMERPAGWMDLKSDVKDIGNTIEAAIFEELMEETLLSFANDTSEGNPIPLSESEIEISIN